A part of Melittangium boletus DSM 14713 genomic DNA contains:
- a CDS encoding type I polyketide synthase gives MSAPGSDTNYGDLMKRALLKLQEAQAKLDAHERERHEGIAIVGIGCRFPGGAVDPAGFWRVLSEGTDTITEVPSDRWNVDSLFHPDPDQPGKIYTRHAGFLRDIDQFAPRFFGISPREASRMDPQHRLLLEVAWEAMERSGRSPPALSGSRTGVFIGMMGQDYTQIATQSPEVIDAHTGAGNSASVAAGRLSFTFGFQGPSLTLDTACSSSLVAVHLAIRSLRQRESDYALAGGVNLLLSPVATLIESRTRMLSPDGRCKTFDASANGIARGEGCGLIFLRRLSDAIKDGDPIIAVLRGSAVNQDGRTSGLTVPNGLAQQNVIRDALRDAQVEASQVGYVEAHGTGTSLGDPIELEALASIYGDRRTRKHPLMVGSVKTNLGHLEGAAGISGLIKSALCLANEEVVPHLHLKTPTPHVDWSQLFVEIPTSRTRWSGAEPRFAAVSSFGFSGTNAHVILESAPRPQPVSREVERPLHVLALSARSGDSLRRLAGSLADELSGARKDALAEVCHTVNVGRSALEERAAFVAPTSEDMAALLRGFSNEEALSPSTSVRGRRDAEAPRIAFLFTGQGAQYVGMGRELFETQPGFRRDILRYQEILKPYLDRPLTEVLFQEDPSGALNETRYTQPALVALELALAGLLRSWGLRADAVLGHSVGEYSAAIFAGALEPEAGLPLVAERARLMQALPERGAMLAVFADETRVVQALAGHPRVTLAAINGPRSTVISGEEASIDAIAQALTASGIENRRLNVSHAFHSPLMQPMVAEFERVAGRVRFQKPRIDLISNLDGTEVGEDTLRPDYWSRHVLQPVRFAEGVQALVRRGVRVFLEIGPKPVLSNLARDVVASEESLWLETLHPRRSDWAGLLRSLAGLYTQGVGVDWERFDGDYGRRRIALPTYPFERQRYWLDTPAPWLLPTRRASAHPLLGARLDSAALREGTTVFSSEFTAAATPFLSDHRVYGRAVAPAAAYVEMVATAAAGVLGTEALSLEDVSFHQPLILPEQQSRIVQTILENQGEAGLSCTVVSKGDERDDGSGARTPWTTHMTCRVSALSAPPPTVEREAWRRACPEPVSIEALSSAIREHGLDYGPSLQVMSSLHQGSGSALSLCHVEPGTRYRVHPALFDACLRTGAAILPLTPDDTLHLPVGIQKLDLYRPLPEGIWTHAVQRAARGSDRGPITDMTLCAEDGSVVASLSGLSVLKAEREALRIGSDHDFLDWLYRLTWTAHPATHAPRLESQPWLLFADAEAFGARVEEALTKRGERCIRVRKGREFTSGPDGIQLDPSSPEHFTRLMAQFESGPPGGLLYLWGLDERPDAALSLADLSEAQVSGCLGALHLTQAVERLPWSSKPRLVLVTRGTQHLPSDTQEPRVAQAPLWGFGQAVATELPHLRCLRVDLDAEPNLGAFLRALALPESETQVAVRGESLYTARLERARPRANPAKSVEISSEASYLVTGGLGGLGLRLADWLAERGARHLVLMGRSAPSPEAQTRLTALEARGIHVRVALADVASHEAVERVLSEGRNEPPLRGIFHSAGVLRDGTLDNQTAERFREVLAPKVQGAWNLHTLSAGLDLDFFVCFSSVASLLGNPGQSNYVAANAFLDALAHLRHVQGEPALSINWGSWAEVGMASRLARADSSRPGARGFGSIPVEQGFRVLGRLLEGAPAQMGVCPIDWPRLSEQLPSLARQALVQDFVGAAPARTATSAFRQQWDAAPMNRRKELLAQHVEEQIAATLGLSKSERIGADERLFELGIDSLLAVEIKNRLSTSLGKSLRTTLLFDFPTLNGLVEHLAGELGLVTDAPKPDDGERQEREALTAGIQKLSEQELTSLIDQELESALSS, from the coding sequence ATGTCAGCGCCTGGAAGCGATACGAACTACGGGGACTTGATGAAGCGTGCCCTCCTGAAGCTCCAGGAGGCGCAGGCGAAGCTCGATGCTCATGAGCGGGAGCGGCACGAGGGCATCGCCATCGTCGGCATCGGATGCAGATTCCCGGGCGGGGCCGTCGACCCCGCCGGGTTCTGGCGCGTGCTCTCCGAGGGGACGGACACCATCACCGAGGTCCCCTCCGATCGGTGGAACGTGGACAGCCTCTTCCACCCGGATCCGGATCAACCCGGGAAGATCTACACGCGTCATGCGGGCTTCCTGCGGGACATCGATCAGTTCGCGCCGCGCTTCTTCGGCATCTCGCCGCGAGAGGCTTCCCGGATGGATCCCCAGCACCGGCTCCTGTTGGAGGTCGCGTGGGAGGCCATGGAGCGCTCCGGACGGAGCCCGCCCGCGCTGAGTGGTTCGCGCACGGGTGTGTTCATCGGGATGATGGGGCAGGACTACACCCAGATCGCCACGCAGTCCCCGGAAGTCATCGATGCGCACACGGGCGCGGGCAACAGCGCGAGTGTCGCCGCGGGCCGCCTGTCCTTCACCTTCGGCTTCCAGGGCCCCAGTCTCACGCTGGACACGGCTTGCTCCTCGTCACTCGTGGCCGTCCACCTGGCGATTCGCAGCCTGCGTCAGCGGGAGAGCGATTACGCGCTCGCGGGCGGCGTGAATCTCCTGCTGTCTCCCGTCGCGACGCTGATCGAGTCGCGCACCCGCATGCTCTCACCGGATGGGCGCTGCAAGACCTTCGATGCCTCGGCCAACGGGATCGCCAGAGGTGAGGGCTGTGGACTCATCTTCCTGCGGCGCCTCTCCGATGCCATCAAGGACGGAGATCCCATCATCGCGGTGCTTCGTGGCTCCGCGGTCAACCAGGATGGCCGGACGAGTGGACTGACCGTCCCCAACGGACTGGCCCAGCAGAACGTCATCCGGGACGCGTTGCGCGATGCCCAAGTGGAAGCGTCCCAGGTGGGCTACGTCGAGGCACACGGAACGGGAACGTCGCTCGGAGATCCCATCGAGCTGGAAGCACTCGCCTCCATCTACGGGGACAGGCGTACCCGGAAGCATCCGTTGATGGTCGGCTCGGTGAAGACGAACCTGGGCCACCTCGAGGGCGCGGCGGGAATCTCGGGGTTGATCAAGTCGGCCCTGTGTCTGGCGAACGAGGAAGTCGTCCCGCACCTCCATCTGAAGACGCCCACGCCCCACGTGGATTGGAGTCAGCTCTTCGTGGAGATTCCGACCTCGCGGACGCGATGGAGCGGTGCGGAGCCTCGCTTCGCGGCCGTGAGTTCGTTCGGTTTCTCGGGGACGAACGCCCACGTCATCCTCGAGTCGGCACCGCGCCCACAGCCGGTCTCCCGGGAGGTGGAGCGCCCGCTTCACGTGTTGGCGCTCTCGGCCCGCTCGGGTGACAGCTTGCGCCGGCTCGCGGGCTCGCTCGCGGACGAGCTGTCCGGCGCGAGGAAGGATGCGCTCGCGGAGGTCTGCCACACGGTGAACGTCGGGCGCAGCGCGCTGGAGGAGCGCGCGGCTTTCGTGGCGCCGACCTCCGAGGACATGGCGGCCCTGCTGCGGGGTTTCAGCAACGAGGAAGCCCTCTCTCCCAGCACGAGCGTGCGAGGACGGCGGGACGCCGAGGCGCCGCGCATCGCGTTCTTGTTCACGGGCCAGGGCGCCCAGTACGTGGGCATGGGCCGGGAACTGTTCGAGACGCAGCCCGGCTTCCGCCGCGACATCCTGCGCTACCAGGAAATCCTCAAGCCCTATCTCGACAGGCCTCTGACCGAGGTGCTCTTCCAGGAAGACCCCAGCGGCGCCTTGAACGAGACGCGCTACACCCAACCCGCCCTGGTGGCGCTCGAACTCGCCCTGGCCGGTCTGCTGCGTTCCTGGGGACTGCGAGCCGATGCCGTCCTCGGCCACAGCGTGGGTGAGTATTCGGCGGCGATCTTCGCGGGGGCCCTGGAACCCGAGGCGGGCCTGCCGCTGGTCGCGGAGCGCGCGCGGCTGATGCAGGCGTTGCCGGAGCGGGGCGCGATGCTCGCCGTGTTCGCCGACGAGACGCGCGTGGTCCAAGCGCTCGCCGGCCATCCCCGGGTGACCCTGGCGGCCATCAATGGTCCGCGCAGTACGGTGATCTCCGGAGAAGAGGCCTCGATCGACGCCATCGCCCAGGCGCTGACGGCCTCGGGCATCGAGAACCGGCGCCTCAATGTCTCGCACGCGTTCCACTCGCCGCTGATGCAGCCGATGGTGGCGGAGTTCGAGCGGGTGGCCGGGCGCGTGCGATTCCAGAAGCCACGGATCGATCTCATCTCCAACCTCGACGGGACGGAGGTGGGGGAGGACACCCTGCGGCCGGACTATTGGTCCCGTCATGTGCTCCAACCGGTCCGTTTCGCCGAGGGAGTCCAGGCGCTCGTGCGCCGGGGCGTGCGCGTCTTCCTCGAAATCGGTCCGAAGCCTGTCTTGTCGAACCTCGCGCGGGATGTCGTGGCCAGCGAGGAGTCGTTGTGGTTGGAGACGCTGCACCCGCGCCGCTCGGACTGGGCGGGTCTGCTCCGCTCCCTGGCGGGGTTGTATACACAAGGCGTTGGAGTGGATTGGGAGCGCTTCGATGGGGATTACGGCCGGAGGCGGATCGCCTTGCCGACCTATCCCTTCGAGCGCCAGCGCTACTGGCTGGACACTCCCGCTCCCTGGCTCCTGCCCACCCGGCGTGCCTCGGCCCACCCTCTCCTGGGCGCTCGCCTGGACTCCGCCGCGCTGCGCGAGGGCACCACGGTCTTTTCCAGCGAGTTCACGGCCGCCGCCACGCCCTTCCTGAGCGACCACCGCGTGTATGGCAGGGCCGTGGCTCCCGCCGCTGCCTACGTGGAGATGGTGGCCACGGCGGCGGCGGGGGTCCTCGGCACGGAAGCCTTGTCGCTGGAGGACGTCTCCTTCCACCAACCCTTGATCCTGCCGGAGCAGCAGTCGCGGATCGTCCAGACGATCCTGGAGAACCAGGGGGAAGCGGGCCTGTCGTGCACGGTGGTGAGCAAGGGCGACGAGCGGGATGATGGAAGTGGCGCACGGACTCCCTGGACGACCCACATGACGTGCCGGGTCTCGGCGCTGAGCGCTCCGCCGCCCACGGTCGAGCGCGAGGCCTGGCGGCGCGCTTGCCCCGAGCCCGTGTCCATCGAGGCGCTTTCCTCGGCGATTCGCGAGCACGGACTGGATTACGGGCCGTCCCTCCAGGTCATGTCGTCGCTCCACCAGGGGTCAGGCTCCGCGCTCTCGCTCTGTCATGTGGAGCCGGGCACGCGGTACCGCGTCCATCCGGCCCTGTTCGACGCATGCCTCCGGACGGGGGCCGCGATCCTGCCGCTGACGCCCGACGACACGCTCCACCTGCCGGTGGGAATCCAGAAGCTCGACCTGTACCGGCCACTGCCGGAGGGCATCTGGACCCACGCCGTCCAGCGCGCCGCGCGGGGCTCGGACAGGGGTCCCATCACGGACATGACCTTGTGCGCCGAGGATGGCTCGGTGGTGGCTTCTCTCTCGGGGCTCTCGGTGCTGAAGGCGGAGCGGGAAGCATTGCGGATCGGTTCCGATCACGACTTCCTGGATTGGTTGTACCGGCTCACCTGGACCGCCCATCCGGCCACGCATGCTCCGCGTCTGGAGAGCCAACCCTGGCTCCTCTTCGCCGATGCGGAGGCGTTTGGCGCCAGGGTCGAGGAAGCGCTCACGAAGCGAGGGGAGCGCTGCATCCGGGTGCGCAAGGGGCGCGAGTTCACCAGTGGCCCGGACGGCATCCAGTTGGATCCTTCCTCTCCCGAGCACTTCACGCGTCTGATGGCCCAATTCGAGAGCGGGCCTCCCGGTGGGTTGCTGTACCTGTGGGGCCTCGACGAGCGTCCCGACGCCGCGCTCTCCCTGGCCGACCTCTCCGAGGCGCAGGTCTCGGGTTGCCTGGGAGCGTTGCACCTGACCCAGGCGGTGGAGCGGCTCCCGTGGTCCTCCAAGCCCCGGCTGGTGCTCGTCACCCGGGGAACCCAGCATCTGCCCTCCGATACCCAGGAGCCGCGCGTGGCCCAGGCGCCGTTGTGGGGCTTCGGCCAGGCGGTGGCGACCGAGCTGCCTCATCTGCGCTGCCTGCGCGTCGATCTGGACGCGGAGCCGAACCTGGGTGCGTTCCTGCGCGCGCTCGCCCTTCCCGAGAGCGAGACGCAGGTGGCCGTGCGTGGGGAGTCCCTGTACACCGCGCGGCTGGAGCGGGCCCGGCCTCGTGCGAATCCCGCGAAGAGCGTGGAGATCTCCTCGGAGGCCTCCTATCTCGTCACGGGTGGCCTGGGAGGACTCGGGCTCCGGCTCGCCGATTGGCTGGCGGAGCGGGGTGCCCGGCACCTCGTGCTGATGGGGCGGAGCGCGCCGTCGCCGGAAGCCCAGACGCGGCTCACCGCGTTGGAGGCGCGGGGCATCCATGTTCGGGTGGCGCTCGCGGATGTCGCCTCGCACGAGGCGGTGGAGCGGGTTCTCTCGGAGGGGCGGAATGAGCCCCCCCTGCGAGGCATCTTCCACTCCGCGGGTGTGCTGCGCGATGGCACCCTCGACAATCAGACCGCCGAGCGGTTCCGCGAGGTGTTGGCTCCCAAGGTTCAGGGCGCGTGGAACCTGCACACGCTCAGCGCGGGGCTGGATCTGGACTTCTTCGTCTGCTTCTCCTCGGTCGCCTCGCTGTTGGGCAACCCGGGCCAGTCCAACTACGTCGCCGCGAATGCCTTCCTCGATGCCCTGGCGCACTTGCGGCACGTTCAGGGGGAGCCCGCGCTGTCGATCAACTGGGGCTCCTGGGCGGAGGTGGGCATGGCGTCGCGGCTCGCGCGGGCGGACTCGAGCCGTCCAGGGGCGCGGGGCTTTGGCTCCATCCCGGTCGAGCAGGGATTCCGGGTCCTCGGGCGGCTCCTGGAAGGCGCGCCCGCGCAGATGGGCGTCTGCCCCATCGACTGGCCTCGCCTGTCGGAGCAACTGCCCTCGCTGGCGCGTCAGGCGCTCGTCCAGGATTTCGTTGGCGCGGCGCCCGCCCGGACGGCGACTTCGGCCTTCCGTCAGCAGTGGGACGCGGCCCCGATGAACCGGCGGAAGGAATTGCTGGCGCAGCACGTGGAGGAGCAGATCGCCGCCACGCTGGGCCTATCGAAGTCGGAGCGGATCGGCGCGGACGAGCGGCTGTTCGAGCTGGGGATCGATTCGTTGTTGGCGGTCGAGATCAAGAACCGGCTCTCGACCAGCCTCGGCAAGAGCCTGCGCACGACGTTGCTCTTCGACTTCCCCACGTTGAATGGACTCGTCGAGCACCTGGCCGGGGAGTTGGGCCTCGTCACGGACGCGCCCAAGCCCGACGACGGCGAGCGGCAGGAGCGCGAAGCCCTCACCGCGGGCATCCAGAAATTGTCGGAGCAGGAACTGACCTCATTGATTGACCAGGAGCTGGAGAGCGCGCTCTCCAGCTGA